A single genomic interval of Microbacterium sp. BLY harbors:
- a CDS encoding ABC transporter ATP-binding protein: MTAQTTAALSICDLTIDIGRPLVQGVSLELEPGRIHGLAGESGSGKTLTSLAVLGLLPRQAKTGGSILLAGEELVGRTRRGFNRIRGKRIAMVFQDPSASLHPQLPVGRQLTDHMRVHLGLKGAAARDRAVELLQTVQVPNPVEALKRYPHQFSGGQRQRIAIACALACDPEVLLADEPTTALDVTVQAGILKLLRDLATERNLAVLLVTHDLGVMSAIADTVAVMKDGRIVELADRETLFRDPQHEYTRMLLAALPGSRIDESPEEAADE, translated from the coding sequence ATGACCGCGCAGACCACGGCCGCGCTCAGCATCTGCGACCTCACGATCGACATCGGCCGCCCGCTCGTCCAGGGGGTGTCGCTCGAGCTCGAACCCGGGCGCATCCACGGGCTCGCGGGGGAGTCCGGCTCCGGCAAGACGCTCACGTCTCTTGCGGTGCTCGGGCTGCTTCCGCGGCAGGCGAAGACCGGCGGCTCCATCCTCCTCGCGGGGGAGGAGCTCGTCGGCCGCACCCGACGCGGGTTCAACCGCATCCGCGGGAAGCGCATCGCGATGGTCTTCCAGGATCCGTCGGCCTCGCTGCACCCGCAGCTGCCGGTGGGCCGCCAGCTCACCGACCACATGCGCGTGCACCTCGGACTCAAGGGCGCGGCCGCGCGCGACCGGGCGGTGGAGCTGCTCCAGACCGTCCAGGTGCCGAATCCGGTGGAGGCGTTGAAGCGGTATCCGCACCAGTTCTCCGGCGGACAGCGACAGCGCATCGCGATCGCGTGCGCCCTCGCGTGCGACCCGGAGGTGCTGCTCGCGGACGAGCCGACGACCGCCCTCGACGTGACCGTGCAGGCGGGCATCCTGAAGCTGCTGCGGGATCTCGCGACCGAGCGGAACCTCGCGGTCCTGCTGGTGACGCACGATCTGGGCGTGATGAGCGCGATCGCCGACACCGTGGCTGTGATGAAGGACGGCCGCATCGTCGAGCTCGCCGATCGGGAGACGCTGTTCCGCGACCCGCAGCACGAGTACACGCGCATGCTGCTCGCCGCCCTGCCCGGGTCGCGCATCGACGAGAGCCCGGAGGAGGCCGCGGATGAGTGA
- a CDS encoding TetR/AcrR family transcriptional regulator, with translation MSSSARPYRSALRTRQAEETRARIVTAAARLFAAQGYQATTISAIAREAGVSAETVKTTAAKAELLIAAFEVTFSGSEAAETLADTEAGSGLTSLPDDVFLDAVITQIGAANERGHALWTVLLGAALSDPIVDAALQRILANRAADYRGFASELQRRGIVGSDHDSDALADVLSFLLSPESYQQLVVQSGWSPERYRSWLRSAVLAAASPSA, from the coding sequence ATGAGTTCATCCGCACGCCCCTACCGCTCCGCCCTGCGGACCCGCCAAGCGGAAGAGACCCGCGCGCGCATCGTCACAGCGGCAGCCCGCCTGTTCGCCGCACAGGGATACCAGGCGACGACGATCTCCGCGATCGCCAGGGAAGCCGGCGTCTCCGCGGAGACGGTGAAGACCACGGCGGCGAAGGCGGAACTCCTCATCGCCGCGTTCGAGGTCACCTTCTCCGGCTCGGAAGCCGCGGAGACCCTCGCCGACACCGAAGCCGGATCGGGGCTGACGTCCCTGCCCGACGACGTCTTCCTCGACGCGGTCATCACGCAGATCGGCGCCGCGAACGAACGCGGGCATGCACTCTGGACGGTCCTCCTGGGCGCGGCGCTCTCCGACCCGATCGTCGATGCCGCCCTGCAGCGCATCCTCGCAAACCGGGCCGCGGACTACCGCGGGTTCGCGTCCGAACTGCAGCGCCGCGGAATCGTCGGCTCCGACCACGACAGCGACGCCCTCGCCGACGTGCTGTCGTTCCTGCTCTCGCCGGAGAGCTACCAGCAGCTCGTCGTGCAGTCCGGATGGTCGCCGGAGCGCTATCGCTCCTGGCTGCGGAGCGCTGTGCTCGCCGCGGCCTCTCCGTCGGCGTGA
- a CDS encoding ABC transporter permease, with the protein MTTVAVQRQAQRRRSPLVGYLLRRAGTSLLLLVGVTVVTFALTNLVPGDPVSAALGEGASQNPATREAFIKANGLDQPLFVQYFIYMGNLLRGDLGTSLVTGRPVTSDLATAVPATIEIAIGAIIVSLAVSIVLGTLAAYRRGLVTDQVIRVVTLVGLSVPTFWLALVSFYVFFLELRIAPGSGRISPSITPPPRVTGLYTVDYLLNGDAVGFFDALAHLALPVMVLSLVTIGLLTRFIRTSVLEVLGSDYVRAARAKGLPAMRVILDYVLRGASLPILTVVGVAFGALLSGTVLVESVFAWPGLGTYAYNSAANLDLPGIMGVGLVVGVIYLLINFIVDLLYGVLDPRVRIA; encoded by the coding sequence ATGACGACAGTGGCCGTGCAGAGGCAGGCGCAGCGGCGCCGCTCGCCTCTCGTCGGATACCTGCTGCGGCGGGCCGGGACCTCTCTGCTCCTGTTGGTGGGCGTGACCGTCGTCACGTTCGCGCTCACCAACCTGGTGCCGGGAGACCCGGTCTCGGCCGCGCTCGGTGAGGGCGCGTCGCAGAACCCCGCGACGCGCGAGGCGTTCATCAAGGCGAACGGACTCGACCAGCCACTGTTCGTGCAGTACTTCATCTATATGGGGAACCTGCTCCGCGGGGACCTCGGCACGTCGCTGGTGACCGGACGCCCGGTCACCAGCGACCTCGCCACCGCGGTGCCCGCGACGATCGAGATCGCGATCGGCGCGATCATCGTCAGCCTCGCGGTCAGCATCGTGCTCGGCACGCTCGCGGCCTACCGCCGGGGGCTCGTCACCGACCAGGTCATCCGCGTCGTCACGCTCGTCGGGCTCAGCGTCCCGACCTTCTGGCTCGCGCTGGTCAGCTTCTACGTCTTCTTCCTGGAGCTGCGCATCGCGCCGGGCTCCGGGCGCATCTCGCCGTCGATCACCCCGCCGCCGCGCGTGACCGGGCTCTACACGGTCGACTACCTCCTGAACGGCGACGCGGTCGGCTTCTTCGACGCCCTCGCTCACCTCGCGCTGCCGGTGATGGTGCTCTCGCTCGTCACCATCGGACTGCTGACCCGCTTCATCCGCACCTCGGTGCTCGAGGTCCTCGGCAGCGACTACGTGCGCGCGGCCAGGGCCAAGGGCCTGCCGGCGATGCGCGTCATCCTCGACTACGTGCTCCGCGGCGCATCGCTGCCGATCCTCACCGTGGTGGGTGTCGCGTTCGGTGCCCTGCTCTCCGGAACGGTGCTCGTCGAGTCGGTGTTCGCCTGGCCGGGCCTGGGCACGTACGCCTACAACTCCGCCGCGAACCTCGACCTCCCCGGCATCATGGGCGTCGGTCTCGTGGTCGGCGTCATCTACCTCCTCATCAACTTCATCGTCGACCTGCTCTACGGCGTGCTCGACCCGAGAGTGAGGATCGCATGA
- a CDS encoding Lrp/AsnC family transcriptional regulator, with protein MSSKDADSPKRSGRSAAPLDETAYRILDVLRDNGRVSIAALAEKVGISRASAYTRVESLVHDGVITGFSARVDQAKAGLSIGALVFVTVMPQAWASFRERIIEMPDVEWCAITTGEHDAMLLIRAVDVSGVHEFSTGVIAQLPEVRTVVSVVVLDEVIRRPYLLPGDLPERQTEVPLGMTRWTPASPGRDALPPR; from the coding sequence ATGTCCAGCAAGGACGCGGATTCGCCGAAGCGATCTGGACGAAGTGCCGCCCCCTTGGATGAGACGGCGTACAGAATCCTCGACGTGCTCCGCGATAACGGTCGCGTCTCGATCGCCGCGCTCGCCGAGAAGGTCGGCATCTCGCGTGCCAGCGCCTACACCCGCGTCGAGTCGCTCGTCCACGACGGGGTCATCACCGGCTTCAGCGCCCGGGTCGATCAGGCCAAGGCGGGACTGTCGATCGGCGCACTCGTCTTCGTGACCGTCATGCCGCAGGCGTGGGCCTCGTTCCGGGAGCGCATCATCGAGATGCCGGACGTGGAATGGTGCGCCATCACCACCGGCGAGCACGACGCCATGCTGCTCATCCGCGCCGTCGACGTCAGCGGGGTGCACGAGTTCTCGACCGGTGTCATCGCCCAGCTCCCCGAGGTGCGGACGGTGGTGAGCGTCGTCGTCCTCGATGAGGTGATCCGGCGCCCGTACCTGCTCCCCGGCGACCTCCCCGAGCGCCAGACCGAGGTGCCGCTGGGCATGACCCGCTGGACTCCCGCCTCCCCCGGGCGGGACGCGCTGCCTCCGCGCTGA
- a CDS encoding 3-hydroxybutyrate dehydrogenase, translated as MTALQGRRALVTGGASGIGAACARAFAQAGARVTVADIDGAAAEVLADEIGGSAWAIDLTDRDALAEVRLDTDILVNNAGVQHVSPIEDFDPARFSLLLQLMLEAPFLLTRAVLPGMYERGFGRIINMSSVHGLRASPFKAAYVAAKHGLEGLSKVTALEGAAHGVTSNCINPGYVRTPLVERQIADQARVHGIPESEVLEKVLLTEAAIKRLVEPEEVAGLAVWLAADAAGMVTGASYTMDGGWSAR; from the coding sequence ATGACGGCTCTCCAGGGCCGGCGTGCTCTCGTCACGGGCGGGGCGAGCGGCATCGGCGCCGCCTGCGCGAGGGCCTTCGCGCAGGCGGGAGCCCGCGTGACGGTCGCCGACATCGACGGCGCAGCGGCCGAGGTGCTCGCCGACGAGATCGGCGGGAGCGCCTGGGCGATCGACCTCACCGATCGGGACGCACTGGCCGAGGTCCGCCTCGACACCGACATCCTCGTCAACAACGCCGGCGTGCAGCACGTCAGCCCGATCGAGGACTTCGACCCGGCCCGCTTCTCGCTCCTGCTGCAGCTGATGCTGGAGGCGCCGTTCCTGCTGACCCGCGCAGTGCTGCCGGGGATGTACGAGCGGGGCTTCGGGCGGATCATCAACATGTCGAGCGTCCACGGTCTCCGCGCCTCGCCGTTCAAGGCGGCCTATGTGGCGGCCAAGCACGGCCTCGAGGGCCTGTCGAAGGTGACGGCGCTGGAGGGTGCCGCGCACGGCGTCACGAGCAACTGCATCAATCCGGGCTACGTGCGGACGCCGCTGGTGGAGCGGCAGATCGCCGACCAGGCGCGGGTGCACGGCATCCCCGAGAGCGAGGTGCTGGAGAAGGTGCTGCTCACGGAAGCGGCGATCAAGCGCCTCGTCGAGCCGGAGGAGGTCGCCGGTCTCGCCGTGTGGCTCGCCGCCGACGCCGCCGGGATGGTGACGGGGGCGAGCTACACGATGGACGGCGGCTGGTCCGCGCGGTGA
- a CDS encoding ABC transporter permease: MSRIAAATPAGRFRFRWPRAWRTPLGIIGTVIAGAWIIVAFTAQWWVPYPPNAQVLPRLQPPGIDTILGTDGNGRDIFSRLMTGATVSLPLALMLVIAALIIGTLIGAVAGYFGRAVDETLMRITDLFMAFPTVILAMVVAASLGPSLFNAVIAAIVVSWPQYARVTRSIVLGLRGQNYVIAGRLLGHSPLRTLFVDILPNIAGPVLVLATLDIGAAILLLSGLSFLGLGAQPPTAEWGSMISGAMQNFDAWWLGVFPGLAILTVVLAFNFLGDAMRDVLDPTAEMTHEKEAEHKASATGVPA, translated from the coding sequence ATGAGCCGCATCGCCGCCGCGACCCCCGCCGGACGCTTCCGGTTCCGCTGGCCCCGTGCCTGGCGCACGCCGCTCGGCATCATCGGCACCGTCATCGCCGGTGCGTGGATCATCGTGGCGTTCACCGCGCAGTGGTGGGTGCCGTACCCGCCGAACGCGCAGGTGCTGCCGCGTCTGCAGCCGCCGGGCATCGACACGATCCTCGGCACGGACGGCAACGGCCGCGACATCTTCTCGCGCCTGATGACCGGCGCGACGGTCAGCCTGCCGCTCGCCCTCATGCTCGTGATCGCCGCCCTCATCATCGGCACCCTCATCGGCGCGGTCGCCGGGTACTTCGGGCGCGCCGTCGACGAGACGCTCATGCGCATCACCGACCTCTTCATGGCGTTCCCGACCGTGATCCTCGCGATGGTCGTGGCGGCCTCGCTCGGTCCCTCGCTGTTCAACGCCGTCATCGCCGCGATCGTCGTGTCGTGGCCGCAGTACGCCCGCGTCACGCGGAGCATCGTGCTCGGCCTCCGCGGACAGAACTACGTCATCGCGGGCCGCCTGCTCGGCCACTCGCCGCTGCGGACGCTCTTCGTCGACATCCTTCCGAACATCGCCGGCCCGGTCCTCGTGCTCGCGACGCTCGACATCGGCGCCGCGATCCTGCTCCTCTCCGGCCTCTCCTTCCTCGGTCTCGGCGCGCAGCCGCCGACGGCGGAGTGGGGGTCGATGATCTCCGGGGCGATGCAGAACTTCGACGCCTGGTGGCTCGGAGTCTTCCCCGGCCTCGCGATCCTCACCGTGGTCCTCGCCTTCAACTTCCTCGGCGACGCGATGCGCGACGTGCTCGACCCGACCGCCGAGATGACGCACGAGAAAGAGGCCGAGCACAAGGCCTCCGCGACGGGGGTGCCCGCATGA
- a CDS encoding ABC transporter substrate-binding protein translates to MSSRRITPVIALGAVALLTLAGCSGGNSANNSESSQGTDSLVIDTAFSIETADPGHTYDPTGNMIAKALYETLVDFEGSDVSTPVPGLASWEQNDEATEFTFTLEGDRVFSDGSPIEAKDVVFSLQRIQGMADAKPNFLLGGLTIEEVDEKTIRFTSETPLLQLPAILANPALGIVNADVVMENGGATDGTDSAQGFLDGESAGSGPFVLDTLDLSSQVVLKSNDEYNGDEESAFSRVVVRNVSESATQLANLKGGDSMVAMDLNGDQVAGLGDDISVDSVPSGQTIFLLLNQGKAGGDLANVKIAEAIRYALDYDALLELAGAGAVQATGVIPPGFEGALDSGVEQDLDKAKAALEEAGYTGQTLKLQFPNDYPVGGVEFTPLAERIQAQLEDAGIAVDLAPAPFATELDAYVNGTEGFGLWFWGPDYADSANFLPFAPGLKVGLRAGWAADANPEIAGIAAGAAAATDPEQRTEAFTEFAEAMQAEGPFVPLIVPGRNISSASSVSGAVYNSVWEMDIAEIQPAG, encoded by the coding sequence ATGTCGTCACGCCGTATCACGCCGGTCATCGCGCTCGGAGCCGTCGCGCTCCTGACGCTCGCAGGTTGCTCGGGAGGGAACTCGGCGAACAACTCCGAGTCGTCCCAGGGCACCGACTCCCTCGTCATCGACACGGCGTTCTCCATCGAGACCGCCGACCCGGGTCACACGTACGACCCGACCGGGAACATGATCGCGAAGGCGCTGTACGAGACCCTCGTCGACTTCGAGGGCTCCGACGTGTCGACTCCCGTCCCCGGCCTGGCGTCGTGGGAGCAGAACGACGAGGCCACCGAGTTCACCTTCACGCTCGAAGGCGACCGCGTGTTCTCCGACGGCTCGCCCATCGAGGCCAAGGACGTCGTGTTCTCGCTCCAGCGCATCCAGGGCATGGCCGACGCGAAGCCGAACTTCCTCCTCGGCGGCCTCACCATCGAGGAGGTCGACGAGAAGACCATCCGGTTCACCTCCGAGACCCCGCTGCTGCAGCTTCCGGCCATCCTGGCGAACCCGGCGCTCGGCATCGTCAACGCCGACGTCGTCATGGAGAACGGCGGCGCCACCGACGGCACCGACAGTGCACAGGGCTTCCTCGACGGCGAGTCCGCCGGATCCGGACCGTTCGTGCTCGACACGCTCGACCTCAGCTCGCAGGTCGTGCTGAAGAGCAACGACGAGTACAACGGCGACGAGGAGTCCGCCTTCAGCCGCGTCGTCGTGCGCAACGTCTCCGAGAGCGCGACCCAGCTCGCGAACCTCAAGGGTGGCGACTCGATGGTCGCGATGGACCTCAACGGCGATCAGGTGGCCGGCCTCGGCGACGACATCAGCGTCGACTCGGTCCCGTCCGGTCAGACGATCTTCCTGCTCCTGAACCAGGGCAAGGCCGGCGGCGACCTCGCCAACGTGAAGATCGCGGAGGCGATCCGCTACGCGCTCGACTACGACGCGCTGCTGGAGCTCGCGGGCGCCGGTGCGGTCCAGGCGACCGGCGTCATCCCGCCCGGGTTCGAGGGCGCGCTCGACAGCGGTGTGGAGCAGGACCTCGATAAGGCGAAGGCCGCGCTCGAGGAGGCCGGATACACCGGTCAGACCCTCAAGCTCCAGTTCCCGAACGACTACCCCGTCGGCGGCGTGGAGTTCACGCCGCTCGCGGAGCGCATCCAGGCGCAGCTCGAGGACGCCGGCATCGCCGTCGACCTCGCTCCGGCCCCGTTCGCGACCGAGCTCGACGCCTACGTCAACGGCACCGAGGGCTTCGGCCTGTGGTTCTGGGGTCCGGACTATGCCGACTCGGCGAACTTCCTGCCCTTCGCGCCCGGTCTGAAGGTCGGTCTCCGCGCCGGCTGGGCGGCCGACGCCAACCCGGAGATCGCGGGCATCGCGGCCGGTGCGGCCGCGGCGACCGACCCCGAGCAGCGCACCGAGGCCTTCACCGAGTTCGCCGAGGCCATGCAGGCCGAGGGCCCGTTCGTGCCGCTGATCGTCCCCGGTCGCAACATCTCCTCCGCCTCCAGCGTGTCCGGCGCCGTCTACAACTCCGTGTGGGAGATGGACATCGCCGAGATCCAGCCGGCCGGCTGA
- a CDS encoding VOC family protein: MTTRTDPWPAGTPTWVDLGAGDVTAATAFCAALFGWEYSSGGEESGGYLLATLDGAAVAGIGPKQDPGAPTVWTTYLATDDVDASARAVTAAGGQVIAEPFDVMTSGRMAIVADPGGAVLGLWQAGDHIGAGRVNEPGALVWNELHARDDAAARAFYAAVFGYEYRDVGGEGFVYATFTRAGDRAEVGGILRDGELPAGAPDHWLTWFATADVDASAARAEELGAQLRVPVSDTPFGRATVVQGPQGEVFGLIALATS; this comes from the coding sequence ATGACCACTCGCACTGACCCCTGGCCGGCCGGAACGCCCACCTGGGTCGACCTCGGCGCGGGCGACGTGACGGCCGCGACGGCCTTCTGCGCCGCCCTCTTCGGATGGGAGTACTCCTCCGGCGGCGAGGAGTCCGGCGGCTACCTGCTCGCCACCCTCGACGGGGCCGCCGTGGCCGGGATCGGCCCGAAGCAGGACCCGGGTGCGCCCACCGTGTGGACCACGTACCTGGCCACGGACGACGTGGACGCCTCCGCCCGTGCCGTCACCGCGGCCGGCGGTCAGGTGATCGCGGAGCCGTTCGACGTGATGACCTCGGGGCGCATGGCGATCGTCGCCGATCCGGGCGGCGCCGTGCTCGGGCTGTGGCAGGCCGGCGACCACATCGGTGCGGGCCGGGTGAACGAGCCGGGCGCCCTGGTGTGGAACGAGCTCCACGCGCGGGACGACGCCGCAGCGCGCGCCTTCTATGCGGCCGTCTTCGGCTACGAGTACCGCGACGTCGGCGGTGAGGGATTCGTCTACGCGACCTTCACCCGTGCGGGCGACCGCGCCGAGGTCGGCGGCATCCTCCGCGACGGCGAGCTGCCGGCCGGCGCGCCCGACCACTGGCTCACCTGGTTCGCCACCGCCGACGTCGACGCCAGCGCCGCGCGCGCCGAGGAGCTGGGTGCGCAGCTGCGGGTTCCGGTGTCGGACACCCCCTTCGGACGCGCCACCGTCGTGCAGGGACCGCAGGGCGAGGTCTTCGGCCTGATCGCCCTCGCCACGAGCTGA
- a CDS encoding LuxR C-terminal-related transcriptional regulator, translated as MSTATTASAVPAPVSARLIAAQTATTAPLWATEPPTTPAAASGGELTERERVVLVALGRGSTLREIATREFVSYNTVKTHVRNIYRKLGIDDRAGARRAARSLGLL; from the coding sequence GTGTCGACAGCGACCACAGCATCCGCGGTCCCCGCCCCGGTGAGCGCCCGGCTCATCGCCGCGCAGACCGCGACGACCGCGCCCCTGTGGGCCACGGAGCCGCCGACCACGCCGGCCGCGGCATCGGGCGGAGAACTGACGGAGCGCGAGCGCGTCGTCCTGGTCGCACTCGGCCGCGGTTCGACGCTTCGCGAGATCGCGACCCGCGAGTTCGTGTCCTACAACACGGTGAAGACGCACGTCAGGAACATCTATCGCAAGCTCGGCATCGACGACCGCGCGGGCGCGCGGAGGGCGGCACGGTCTCTCGGTCTGCTCTGA
- a CDS encoding glycosyltransferase, translated as MSRYLLTCTPAHGHVLPLLQVARHLVAGGHEVLFLTSARYAEQVAAAGARFRPLPAGADVDLDDANGAFPEREGLTGAAALRFDMSTLFIRPGRAQLEAVRVELAQNHIDAVLTEPLFVGAALLQRLPTTERPPVVVLGIFPLGARSVDTAPFGLGVTPMGGPLGRMRNAFLRAVAERAIFGGVQKEADAMAREAVGRDLGGFVLDWAGRADAYVQFSVSAFEYPRSDLPASVHFAGPLPTAPSAVPLPDWWSDLDGRRRVVHVSQGTIANTDFGQLVLPTVAGLARADVLVVVSTGGRPVDALPAELPGNVRVAEYLPYDRLLPQVDVFVTNGGFGGVQQALAHDVPLVVAGQTEDKVEVSARVGWTGVGVNLRTNAPKPRQVAEAVHRVLSEPMFRDRARQVGQAMRTADAWGTLDAVLAGMTTRRPAMEQAPSRSSER; from the coding sequence ATGTCCCGTTACCTCCTCACCTGCACCCCGGCCCACGGGCACGTGCTCCCGCTGCTGCAGGTCGCCAGGCACCTGGTCGCGGGCGGGCACGAGGTGCTCTTCCTCACCAGTGCCCGCTACGCGGAGCAGGTGGCGGCCGCGGGCGCGCGGTTCCGTCCGCTGCCGGCCGGGGCCGACGTCGACCTCGACGACGCGAACGGCGCGTTCCCCGAGCGCGAAGGTCTCACCGGCGCGGCCGCGCTCCGGTTCGACATGAGCACGCTCTTCATCCGGCCCGGGCGGGCGCAGCTCGAGGCCGTGCGTGTCGAGCTGGCGCAGAACCACATCGACGCCGTGCTCACCGAGCCGCTGTTCGTCGGTGCCGCGCTGCTGCAGCGGCTACCGACGACCGAGCGGCCGCCCGTCGTGGTCCTCGGCATCTTCCCGCTCGGTGCGCGCAGTGTCGACACGGCCCCGTTCGGGCTCGGAGTCACGCCGATGGGTGGCCCCCTCGGCCGGATGCGCAATGCGTTCCTTCGTGCGGTCGCGGAGCGGGCGATCTTCGGCGGCGTGCAGAAGGAGGCCGATGCGATGGCCCGCGAGGCGGTCGGCCGCGATCTCGGCGGGTTCGTGCTCGACTGGGCCGGTCGTGCCGATGCGTACGTGCAGTTCTCGGTGTCCGCCTTCGAGTACCCGCGCTCCGACCTTCCGGCGTCCGTGCATTTCGCCGGTCCTCTCCCGACGGCGCCCTCGGCCGTGCCGCTGCCGGATTGGTGGTCCGACCTGGACGGGCGGCGTCGCGTGGTCCACGTGAGCCAGGGCACCATCGCCAACACGGACTTCGGTCAGCTCGTGCTGCCGACCGTCGCCGGGCTCGCCCGGGCGGACGTGCTCGTCGTGGTCTCTACGGGCGGCCGTCCTGTCGACGCGCTCCCGGCGGAGCTGCCGGGCAACGTCCGCGTCGCCGAGTATCTGCCCTACGACCGGCTGCTGCCGCAGGTGGACGTGTTCGTCACCAACGGCGGATTCGGTGGGGTGCAGCAGGCGCTCGCCCACGACGTCCCTCTGGTGGTCGCGGGGCAGACGGAGGACAAGGTCGAGGTCTCCGCCCGGGTCGGGTGGACCGGCGTCGGCGTCAACCTGCGGACGAATGCGCCGAAGCCGCGGCAGGTCGCCGAGGCGGTCCACCGCGTGTTGTCCGAGCCGATGTTCCGCGACCGCGCCCGGCAGGTCGGGCAGGCCATGCGCACTGCGGATGCCTGGGGGACGCTCGATGCGGTGCTGGCCGGGATGACGACACGGCGGCCTGCGATGGAGCAGGCTCCGAGCCGTTCTTCGGAACGGTAA
- a CDS encoding ABC transporter ATP-binding protein, translating to MSEVSVLDARDVVVRYPGNPPVIAVNGVSLSVAAGETVALVGESGSGKSSLARAVVGIEKTAAGTVSFRGAPVAPLGIRRRATALTGIQMVFQDPATSLNPRRRIGDQISDGIATARARGAAGSTVEEWLERVGLPAAVRTRFPHQFSGGQKQRIAIARALAARPSLLVADEPISALDASTQTSVAGLMRDLVAESGAGMLFISHDLAVVRRIADRTFVMFGGRVLESGPTDELWAAPRHPYTQALLAAIPEPDGTGRIPDAPSADDRAVWAEVPPVAY from the coding sequence ATGAGTGAGGTCAGCGTCCTCGACGCGCGCGACGTGGTGGTGCGCTACCCCGGCAACCCGCCCGTGATCGCGGTGAACGGCGTCTCGCTGAGCGTGGCGGCCGGTGAGACGGTCGCCCTCGTGGGCGAGTCCGGCAGCGGTAAGTCGAGCCTGGCCCGCGCCGTCGTCGGCATCGAGAAGACCGCCGCCGGAACCGTGTCGTTCCGCGGTGCCCCCGTCGCGCCGCTGGGCATCCGTCGGCGCGCGACGGCACTCACCGGCATCCAGATGGTCTTCCAGGACCCGGCGACCTCGCTGAACCCGCGACGGCGGATCGGCGACCAGATCTCCGACGGCATCGCGACCGCTCGCGCGCGCGGTGCCGCCGGCTCCACCGTGGAGGAGTGGCTGGAGCGCGTGGGACTGCCCGCGGCGGTGCGCACCCGCTTCCCGCACCAGTTCTCCGGCGGTCAGAAGCAGCGCATCGCGATCGCCCGAGCACTCGCCGCGCGGCCCTCCCTGCTCGTGGCCGACGAGCCCATCTCCGCGCTCGACGCCTCCACGCAGACGAGTGTCGCGGGACTCATGCGCGACCTCGTGGCGGAGTCCGGTGCCGGGATGCTCTTCATCTCCCACGACCTCGCCGTCGTGCGTCGCATCGCCGACCGCACTTTCGTGATGTTCGGCGGGCGGGTTCTCGAATCCGGGCCCACCGACGAGCTGTGGGCGGCGCCGCGTCATCCCTATACGCAGGCGCTGCTCGCCGCGATCCCGGAACCGGACGGCACCGGCCGCATCCCCGATGCCCCCTCCGCCGACGACCGCGCGGTCTGGGCCGAGGTGCCTCCCGTCGCCTACTGA